A stretch of the Rodentibacter haemolyticus genome encodes the following:
- a CDS encoding tyrosine-type recombinase/integrase: MLTDTKIKSLKPKDKLYKVADRDGLYVTVSTAGTITFRYDYRINGRRETLTIGKYGADGINLAEARERLMVARKKVSEGISPANEKRNEKDLIRNADRFSAFAEKYLADVQLAESTKALRIATYERDIKSKFGNRLMTEITTDEIRRHCEQIKERGAPSTAILVRDLIANIYRYATQRGHKFSNPADDIANSSIATFKKRERTLTPKEIHLFFTALEETQSDFALKKAVKFILLTMVRKGELINAKWDEVDFKNKVWTIPAERMKAKRAHNVYLSEQALDLIVAFQIYSEGSPYLLPGRVNRRQPIANSSLNRVIAKCIEFINKDEQRIDDFTVHDLRRTGSTLLHEMGFNTDWIEKSLAHEQQGVRAVYNKAEYSEQRRDMLQQWANKIDEWIRGENL, translated from the coding sequence ATGCTAACGGATACGAAAATCAAATCTCTTAAACCAAAAGACAAGCTTTATAAAGTAGCGGATCGTGACGGTCTTTACGTGACTGTATCAACTGCTGGCACCATAACATTTCGCTATGACTACCGCATTAACGGCAGGCGAGAAACACTGACTATAGGCAAATATGGTGCTGATGGCATTAATCTTGCTGAAGCGCGTGAACGCCTGATGGTGGCTCGTAAAAAAGTCAGCGAAGGTATTTCCCCTGCCAACGAAAAACGCAATGAAAAAGACTTAATCCGCAATGCAGATCGATTTTCTGCTTTCGCTGAAAAGTATCTTGCTGATGTACAGCTTGCCGAGAGTACAAAGGCTTTACGTATTGCTACCTATGAGCGTGATATAAAATCGAAATTTGGCAATCGATTAATGACAGAAATTACGACAGATGAAATCCGCCGTCACTGCGAGCAAATCAAAGAGCGTGGCGCACCATCTACCGCTATCCTTGTCCGTGATTTAATTGCTAATATCTATCGCTATGCTACTCAACGTGGGCATAAATTCTCAAACCCTGCTGATGATATAGCCAATTCATCAATAGCCACATTCAAAAAACGAGAGCGCACTTTAACACCAAAAGAAATTCATTTATTTTTTACCGCACTTGAAGAAACACAATCGGATTTTGCCTTAAAAAAAGCAGTGAAATTTATCTTGCTTACGATGGTGCGAAAAGGCGAACTGATCAATGCTAAGTGGGACGAAGTGGACTTTAAAAATAAAGTATGGACTATCCCAGCAGAGCGTATGAAAGCAAAACGTGCTCACAATGTGTATTTGTCCGAGCAAGCACTTGATTTGATTGTAGCGTTTCAAATTTACTCGGAAGGCTCGCCATATCTTTTACCGGGGCGAGTTAATCGCAGACAACCAATAGCCAACAGCTCTTTAAATAGAGTGATTGCAAAGTGTATTGAGTTTATTAATAAAGACGAGCAGAGAATTGATGATTTTACCGTTCACGATTTACGTAGAACTGGCTCTACCCTACTTCACGAAATGGGATTTAATACTGATTGGATTGAAAAAAGTCTTGCACACGAACAACAGGGAGTACGCGCAGTTTATAATAAGGCTGAGTATAGCGAACAACGTAGAGATATGTTGCAACAATGGGCCAATAAAATTGATGAATGGATTCGCGGCGAAAATCTTTAG
- the guaA gene encoding glutamine-hydrolyzing GMP synthase — translation MNNIHNHKILILDFGSQYTQLIARRVREIGVYCELWAWDVTEEQIREFNPTGIILSGGPESTTAANSPRAPEYVFNASVPVLGICYGMQTMAMQLGGLTETSDHREFGYASVSLENSTALFANLNDNLTASEPKLDVWMSHGDKVTRLPQGFQVTGVTPTCPIAAMSDENRRFYGVQFHPEVTHTKSGLELLTNFVVNICGCETKWTAENIIEDAVARIKAQVGDDEVILGLSGGVDSSVVALLLHRAIGKNLHCVFVDNGLLRLNEGDQVMEMFGNKFGLNITRVNAEDRFLNELAGINEPETKRKIIGKVFVDVFDDESKKHPNVKWLAQGTIYPDVIESAASKTGKAHVIKSHHNVGGLPDYMKLGLVEPLRELFKDEVRKIGLALGLPAEMLNRHPFPGPGLGVRVLGEVKKEYCDLLRRADAIFMEELHKADWYYKVSQAFTVFLPVKSVGVMGDGRKYDWVVSLRAVETIDFMTAHWAHLPYDLLGKISNRIINEISGISRVVYDVSGKPPATIEWE, via the coding sequence ATGAACAACATCCATAACCACAAAATCCTTATCCTCGACTTCGGTTCCCAATATACCCAACTTATCGCACGTCGTGTGCGTGAAATCGGGGTTTATTGCGAGCTTTGGGCGTGGGACGTTACCGAAGAACAAATCCGTGAATTTAACCCGACCGGTATTATCCTTTCGGGCGGCCCTGAGAGTACTACTGCAGCAAATAGCCCACGTGCACCGGAATATGTATTTAACGCAAGCGTGCCTGTGCTTGGTATCTGCTACGGAATGCAAACAATGGCAATGCAATTAGGCGGTTTAACAGAAACTTCGGATCACCGAGAATTTGGTTACGCTTCCGTTTCTTTAGAAAATTCGACCGCACTTTTTGCTAATCTTAACGATAACTTGACGGCTTCCGAGCCTAAATTAGACGTTTGGATGAGCCACGGAGACAAAGTAACCCGTTTACCGCAAGGTTTCCAAGTAACAGGCGTAACACCGACTTGCCCAATTGCGGCAATGTCAGACGAAAATCGCCGTTTCTACGGTGTGCAGTTCCACCCGGAAGTCACCCACACGAAAAGCGGCTTGGAATTATTAACCAATTTTGTGGTAAACATTTGTGGTTGTGAAACAAAATGGACCGCAGAAAACATCATTGAAGATGCCGTTGCCCGCATTAAAGCACAAGTGGGTGATGATGAAGTAATTTTAGGATTATCAGGCGGTGTAGATTCATCAGTAGTCGCTTTATTGTTACACCGTGCAATTGGTAAAAACCTACATTGTGTATTTGTAGATAACGGCTTGTTACGCTTAAATGAAGGTGATCAAGTGATGGAAATGTTCGGAAATAAATTCGGACTAAACATCACTCGAGTCAATGCAGAAGATCGTTTCTTAAACGAACTCGCCGGCATAAATGAACCGGAAACAAAACGTAAAATTATCGGTAAAGTGTTTGTGGATGTATTCGATGACGAATCGAAAAAGCATCCGAATGTGAAATGGTTGGCACAAGGCACAATCTACCCTGATGTAATTGAATCTGCCGCCAGCAAAACAGGCAAAGCCCACGTCATCAAATCTCACCATAATGTCGGTGGATTACCGGATTATATGAAACTCGGTTTAGTTGAGCCATTGCGTGAATTATTCAAAGATGAGGTCCGTAAAATCGGTTTAGCATTAGGTTTACCGGCTGAAATGCTGAATCGCCATCCATTCCCCGGCCCGGGTTTAGGGGTTCGTGTACTAGGTGAAGTGAAAAAAGAATACTGTGACTTACTCCGCCGTGCCGATGCGATCTTTATGGAAGAATTACACAAGGCAGATTGGTACTACAAAGTCAGCCAAGCCTTCACTGTATTCTTACCAGTGAAATCTGTAGGTGTGATGGGTGATGGTCGTAAATACGACTGGGTTGTTTCACTTCGTGCCGTAGAAACGATTGATTTTATGACCGCACATTGGGCACACTTACCTTATGACTTGTTAGGAAAAATCTCTAACCGTATCATTAATGAAATAAGCGGCATTTCACGTGTGGTATATGACGTATCGGGCAAACCCCCGGCAACGATTGAATGGGAATAA